From one Humulus lupulus chromosome 8, drHumLupu1.1, whole genome shotgun sequence genomic stretch:
- the LOC133798622 gene encoding protein SINE1-like: MGRNLYPILQEELKNLDKDADSRKAAMRALKSFVKDLDSKEIPLFIAEVSQKKEAGSLSGECTISLYEVLARVHGTKIVPLIDNIMTTIIKTLVSSAGSFPLQQACSKVVMAIARYGIDPSFHEEKKRLIIHSLCNPLSDSLLGSQECLTTGAALCLKALVENDSWRFSSYEMVNKVCQNVAGALVENYSQTNAHMGLVTALAKRNAVAVEPYARLLIQSGLKVVNAGIEQGNSQKRLSAIQMVNILMKCLDPWSICSELQLIIQEMEKCQSDQMAFVKGAALEALQTARRVAAGKGLNFEKVSDLVTGPNFRVGNNGRKKFILTARDQSNASPGPQIFNSFPEYDSLIDSPILSTEDIQYLDSDSSGTDRMLWNYDNGGVDVSLKDGFFSGIAEASGISNKQPSTNKFADNKENYDEFLGFSQSIPRNRISSGTTSSPLTPHTPINVDNSNIFRTPKKLVHSFQEPIKMNSVCSGKQARRSRNHSLDDFEWNSDSRCDHNCISPDDYECRDNENLHVDVEQFLGSSESVSSTEDIPTDADLQVSLEVVAENKTAHSKVALKLVCSLSFAALAIFTPLFWLSNQDEVGYLVPT; the protein is encoded by the exons ATGGGTAGGAATCTATATCCAATACTACAGGAAGAGTTGAAAAATCTTGACAAAGATGCTGATAGTCGCAAAGCCGCAATGAGAGCACTCAAATCCTTTGTGAAAGATTTGGATTCTAAGGAGATCCCTCTCTTCATTGCTGAAGTTTCTCAGAAGAAAGAAGCAGGGTCTTTGTCTGGTGAATGCACGATCTCACTCTACGAAGTCCTCGCCCGTGTACACGGCACCAAAATAGTCCCACTGATAGACAACATAATGACAACCATAATCAAGACCTTGGTTTCGAGTGCAGGATCTTTCCCTCTTCAACAGGCCTGCTCAAAGGTTGTTATGGCTATTGCAAGATATGGTATCGACCCAAGCTTTCATGAAGAAAAGAAGAGACTTATAATTCATTCACTCTGCAATCCTCTTTCAGATTCTCTCCTGGGATCTCAAGAGTGCCTCACTACAGGAGCTGCCCTTTGCTTAAAGGCTCTTGTGGAAAATGACAGCTGGCGTTTTTCTTCGTATGAAATGGTTAACAAAGTTTGTCAGAATGTTGCTGGGGCTTTGGTGGAGAATTACAGTCAGACCAATGCACATATGGGGCTTGTCACGGCTTTAGCAAAACGCAATGCTGTTGCTGTTGAACCATATGCGAGGTTGTTGATACAATCTGGACTTAAGGTAGTAAATGCTGGGATAGAACAGGGGAATTCTCAGAAGAGGTTGTCAGCTATTCAAATGGTTAACATTTTGATGAAGTGTTTAGACCCCTGGAGCATATGCTCAGAGCTTCAGTTGATAATTCAGGAGATGGAGAAGTGTCAATCTGATCAGATGGCATTTGTGAAGGGGGCTGCTTTAGAAGCTTTGCAAACTGCAAGGAGAGTAGCTGCAGGAAAAGGGTTGAATTTTGAGAAAGTGTCTGATTTGGTCACTGGACCAAATTTTAGAGTGGGAAACAATGGCAGGAAGAAGTTTATATTGACTGCTAGAGATCAATCAAATGCATCACCTGGACCACAAATCTTCAATTCCTTTCCTGAATATGACTCGTTGATTGACTCTCCTATTTTATCAACAGAGGATATTCAATACTTGGATAGTGATAGTAGTGGTACTGATAGGATGCTTTGGAATTACGACAATGGAGGTGTTGATGTGTCTCTCAAGGATGGATTTTTCTCTGGAATTGCTGAAGCAAGTGGAATCTCTAACAAGCAACCTAGTACAAATAAGTTTGCTGATAACAAAGAAAATTATGATGAATTTTTAGGATTCTCACAAAGCATTCCCAGAAATAGAATCTCTAGTGGCACTACTAGCAGTCCTTTA ACGCCACACACCCCAATCAATGTTGACAACAGCAATATCTTTAGAACTCCGAAGAAGCTTGTTCACTCATTTCAGGAACCAATCAAAATGAACTCAGTTTGTTCTGGAAAACAAGCTAGAAGGTCTAGAAATCATTCCTTGGATGATTTTGAATGGAATTCGGATTCTAGATGTGACCATAACTGTATTTCACCTGATGATTATGAATGTAGAGATAatgagaacttgcatgttgacGTTGAGCAATTTCTAGGCAGCTCTGAATCTGTTTCGTCAACAGAAGACATTCCTACTGATGCTGATTTGCAAGTGTCTCTGGAAGTAGTTGCTGAAAACAAAACCGCTCATTCAAAGGTGGCTCTAAAATTAGTTTGTAGCCTATCTTTTGCAGCACTGGCTATCTTTACTCCACTCTTTTGGTTAAGTAATCAAGATGAGGTTGGATATCTTGTTCCAACTTAA
- the LOC133798623 gene encoding protein NDH-DEPENDENT CYCLIC ELECTRON FLOW 5 yields MASFTSLFLSNPLHFPTTKLATSQTFSSSSLSPDYIHFKSTNDKRELILPRVASIPYNPINVDYLEEEFSGHGVTFQGIGDSCVANMALENGSTAILMLPSGLITSYKAAMWHGGTDEMLHSSVFEEEKGPASIQGGVSLVLDFTTGEGHSWSPTNWALQNISGDSQQSIQVELISSDSGAMVEVKHIVTLKEDELSSELVISNSSSAPVQLTGCVLSHLRVSSPDATYAIGLEGSDFFCRPPFSSNFGIIPPDFGQKMGFGFGQMLNQIAFWRPNNNQSNGDQTKSNQGDSEEELEGEETDNYKHLREEMSQIYTSAPRNMTIIDRGRRNSVIVGRKGFEELYLLSPGSSHELYAKYSYICVGQSAMLKPIVVEAEKVLRLGQDLYNPNL; encoded by the exons ATGGCTAGTTTCACTTCACTTTTCTTATCAAATCCTCTTCATTTTCCCACTACAAAACTTGCTACCAGTCAAactttttcctcttcttctctttcacCAGATTACATTCACTTCAAATCAACTAATGACAAGAGAGAATTGATACTTCCAAGAGTGGCTTCAATCCCATACAATCCTATCAACGTGGATTACTTGGAGGAAGAGTTCAGTGGCCATGGAGTCACCTTCCAAGGCATTGGGGACAGCTGTGTTGCTAATATGGCTCTGGAGAATGGAAGCACAGCCATTCTGATGCTGCCAAGTGGCTTAATCACCTCTTACAAGGCTGCCATGTGGCATGGAGGCACGGACGAGATGCTGCACTCTTCTGTATTCGAGGAGGAAAAGGGCCCTGCTTCTATTCAGGGAGGGGTTTCTTTAGTCTTGGACTTCACCACTGGGGAAGGTCATTCTTGGTCTCCAACTAACTGGGCACTTCAGAATATTAGTGGGGATTCTCAGCAGTCCATTCag GTAGAACTTATCAGCAGTGATTCAGGGGCCATGGTTGAAGTAAAACACATTGTGACTCTTAAAGAGGATGAATTAAGCTCAGAACTTGTGATATCAAACTCTAGCTCTGCCCCAGTTCAATTGACTGGGTGTGTTCTGAGCCATCTGAGGGTGAGCTCCCCTGATGCAACTTATGCAATCGGATTAGAAGGATCGGATTTCTTCTGCCGGCCTCCATTTTCATCAAACTTTGGAATTATTCCTCCTGACTTTGGCCAGAAAATGGGATTTGGTTTTGGCCAAATGTTGAATCAAATTGCCTTCTGGCGTCCAAATAATAATCAAAGTAATGGTGATCAAACAAAGAGCAACCAAGGTGATTCTGAAGAAGAATTGGAGGGTGAAGAAACTGACAATTACAAACATTTAAGAGAAGAGATGAGTCAAATCTACACTAGCGCTCCACGGAACATGACAATTATCGATCGG GGTAGAAGAAATTCAGTGATAGTTGGAAGAAAAGGATTTGAAGAACTGTACTTGTTAAGTCCCGGTTCAAGTCATGAACTATATGCCAAGTACTCTTATATATGTGTTGGCCAGTCAGCCATGCTTAAGCCGATAGTTGTGGAAGCTGAAAAAGTGTTAAGGCTTGGACAGGATTTGTACAATCCAAATCTCTAA